A region of uncultured Carboxylicivirga sp. DNA encodes the following proteins:
- the rpsN gene encoding 30S ribosomal protein S14 gives MAKESMKAREVKRAKLVAKYANKRAELKAEGDYVGLQKLPRNASPVRMHNRCKLTGRPKGYMRQFGLSRIQFREMASAGLIPGVKKASW, from the coding sequence ATGGCTAAGGAATCAATGAAAGCCCGTGAAGTAAAAAGGGCTAAGCTGGTTGCCAAATACGCTAATAAACGTGCCGAATTAAAGGCAGAGGGTGATTACGTGGGCTTGCAGAAGCTTCCACGTAACGCTTCTCCTGTTCGCATGCATAACCGTTGTAAATTAACGGGTCGTCCAAAAGGATACATGCGTCAGTTTGGTCTTTCACGTATTCAGTTTCGTGAAATGGCTTCAGCTGGTTTAATCCCAGGCGTTAAAAAAGCAAGTTGGTAA
- the rpsH gene encoding 30S ribosomal protein S8: MTDPIADFLTRIRNAIMAGHRVVEVPASNLKREMTKILFEKGYILNYKFIDDDKQGVVKIALKYDPQTKTPAIKSLKRVSTPGLRSYAGYRSLPRVLNGLGIAIVSTSKGVMTDKEARVQKIGGEVLCYVY; encoded by the coding sequence ATGACAGATCCAATAGCAGATTTCCTGACACGTATCAGGAATGCCATTATGGCGGGTCACAGGGTTGTTGAGGTTCCTGCCTCCAACCTTAAGAGAGAGATGACCAAAATTCTTTTCGAGAAAGGGTACATCTTGAATTACAAATTTATCGATGATGATAAGCAAGGTGTTGTGAAGATCGCGTTGAAATACGATCCTCAAACAAAAACTCCTGCCATCAAATCACTAAAAAGGGTTAGTACTCCTGGGTTGCGTTCTTATGCAGGGTACCGTAGCCTACCACGTGTTTTGAATGGTTTGGGTATTGCTATTGTGTCAACATCTAAAGGTGTAATGACAGATAAAGAAGCCCGAGTACAGAAAATCGGAGGTGAAGTATTGTGTTACGTTTATTAA
- the rplE gene encoding 50S ribosomal protein L5: protein MSYTPSLSNQYKEQIVPNLMKQFGYKSIMQVPKLEKIVINQGIGAATSDKKMIENALKEMTTITGQKAIPCLSKKDVSNFKLRKKMPIGVRVTLRRENMYEFLERLIRVALPRIRDFKGINSKLDGRGNYTLGIEEQIIFPEINIDNVSKILGMNITFVTSGKTDEEAFALLKEFGLPFKNVKKN from the coding sequence ATGAGTTATACACCTAGTTTAAGCAATCAATATAAGGAGCAAATTGTACCAAATTTGATGAAACAATTTGGTTACAAATCAATCATGCAGGTTCCTAAGTTGGAGAAAATCGTTATCAACCAAGGTATCGGTGCTGCAACTTCAGATAAAAAAATGATTGAGAATGCCCTTAAGGAAATGACCACTATTACTGGTCAGAAGGCTATTCCTTGTCTTTCTAAGAAGGACGTCTCAAACTTTAAGTTGCGTAAAAAAATGCCTATCGGTGTAAGAGTAACTTTGCGTCGTGAGAACATGTATGAATTTTTGGAGCGCTTGATTCGCGTGGCTTTACCACGTATTCGTGACTTCAAAGGTATCAACAGTAAGTTGGATGGACGTGGAAATTATACCTTAGGTATTGAAGAACAAATCATTTTTCCTGAAATAAATATCGACAATGTGTCGAAAATATTGGGTATGAATATTACCTTTGTGACCTCGGGAAAAACCGATGAGGAAGCTTTTGCTCTTTTGAAAGAGTTTGGGCTACCATTTAAAAACGTAAAAAAGAACTAG